The DNA window GGACGGCGGCCGGGTCGCCGTGGTCTCGTCTCTGCCCCCGGTGGTGGAACCGGAGGTGGCCGCTCCCCTCACCTGGACGCTCGCCTTCGCCCTGCCCCTGGACCTCCTGGAGGCCCGGGTCGGCCCCCTGGCCCCCCTGGCGGGGCAGGTCTGGCGGGCGAACCTCTACAAGTGCGGCGACGACACCTCCCACCCCCACTGGGCCTCCTGGTCCCCCCTGACCGAGCGCAACTTCCACCTGCCGGCGTGCTTCGGTACCCTGCGCTTCCAGGCGTGAGCGCCGGGTCCACCGCCTGCAGTATCCTTCTTCCGAACGCCCCCCGGCCTGCGCCGGGGAGCCCCTTTCGAAGGAGCCCTCATGGTCGAAACCGCCTCCGCCCCGGTTCGCTGCCCCTGGGCAGCGACCGCACTCTCGCTCGCCTACCACGACCGGGAGTGGGGGGTGCCGATCCACGACGACCGCCTCCTCTTCGAGTTCCTGGTGCTGGAAGGCGCCCAGGCCGGGCTGAGCTGGGAGACGATCCTCAAGAAGCGCCCCCGCTACCGGGTGGTCTTCGACGGCTTCGATCCCGCGGCCGTGGCCCGCTACGGCGACCGGAAGACCGCCGCCCTCCTGGCCGACCCCGGCATCGTCCGCAACCGCCTCAAGGTGTCGGCGGCCGTGGCCAACGCCCGCGCGTTCCTGGCCGTGCGGCAGGAGTTCGGGAGCTTCGACGCCTACCTATGGAGGTTCGTGGGCGGGGCCCCCCGGCAAAACGCCTGGAGGCGCCTGGAGGAGGTGCCGGCCGAGACCCAGGAGTCCCAAGCCCTGAGCCGGGACCTCAAGAGCCGGGGGTTTCGCTTCGTGGGCCCCACCATCTGCTACGCCTTCATGCAGGCGGTGGGGATGGTGAACGACCACCTGGCGACATGTTTTCGGCACGAGGAACTGGGCGGGGGCATAGGGCATAGGGCATAGGGCATAGGGCATGGGGCAGGGGGCAGGGGGCAGGGGGCATGGGGCAGGGGGCGGGGGGCGGGGGGCGGGGGGCAAGGAGCACGGGACGGGGGAGGGGGAGGGGTGATTTCGTGAGGGGAGAAAGACTCGGGGCGACACCATGGTGCCGGGCGGGATGACCTTCGATCTGGCCGTGGCGGCCTTGGTGGCGGTCGGGCTCGTCTTCACGGTGGTCTATACGTTTCTCACCGGCATCTCGCCGGTCCCCACGAACCGCCGGGTGCGCGACACCCTGCTCGCGGCGCTCCCCGATCGCCTCGAGGGCACGATCTTCGAGCTGGGTTCCGGGTGGGGAACGCTGGCGTTTCCCCTGGCCCGCCGCTACCCCGGCTGTCCCGTGGCGGCCTACGAGCTCTCCCCCGCGCCATGGGCCTTCTCCCTCTTGAGGGCTCTGCTGTCCCCCCTCCCCAACCTCACCATTCACCGGTCCGACTTCCACCGGGTATCCCTGGCCCGCGCCGTCCTGGTGGTGTGCTACCTCTACCCGGGGGGGATGGCCCGCCTGCGGCCCAAACTCGAAGCCGAGCTGCCGGCCGGGGCGCTGGTGGTGAGCAACTTCTTCGCCGTGCCCGGGTGGACGCCCCTGGCGGTACACCGGGCGGCCGACCTGGAAGGAAGCCCGGTGTACTTGTACCGGATGCCCGCCCCACCGGGGCCGCCGTCGCGGCCCGCGGGGGAAAGGGGCCCGGCCCCTCCGACCCCGGGCCCCATGCCCTCCTGAAACAGGCAGGTCTGGCCCAGAGTCTTTCGAGGTTGACAGCCGCCGCCGGGCCTGTAAGGATATTGATTCTCAATAACACGGATCCTTCCCCGGAGGTATTTCCATGACCATGAGACGCGCCTTTCCCCTCCTCTTCGCCGCCATCGCGGCCGCCGCGCCCCTTTGGAGCGCCCGGGCCAGCGAGGTGAACGTGTACTCCGCCCGCCAGGAGGTCCTGATCAAGCCCCTCCTG is part of the Thermodesulfobacteriota bacterium genome and encodes:
- a CDS encoding DNA-3-methyladenine glycosylase I; this translates as MVETASAPVRCPWAATALSLAYHDREWGVPIHDDRLLFEFLVLEGAQAGLSWETILKKRPRYRVVFDGFDPAAVARYGDRKTAALLADPGIVRNRLKVSAAVANARAFLAVRQEFGSFDAYLWRFVGGAPRQNAWRRLEEVPAETQESQALSRDLKSRGFRFVGPTICYAFMQAVGMVNDHLATCFRHEELGGGIGHRA
- a CDS encoding SAM-dependent methyltransferase, producing the protein MTFDLAVAALVAVGLVFTVVYTFLTGISPVPTNRRVRDTLLAALPDRLEGTIFELGSGWGTLAFPLARRYPGCPVAAYELSPAPWAFSLLRALLSPLPNLTIHRSDFHRVSLARAVLVVCYLYPGGMARLRPKLEAELPAGALVVSNFFAVPGWTPLAVHRAADLEGSPVYLYRMPAPPGPPSRPAGERGPAPPTPGPMPS
- a CDS encoding carbohydrate-binding family 9-like protein codes for the protein DGGRVAVVSSLPPVVEPEVAAPLTWTLAFALPLDLLEARVGPLAPLAGQVWRANLYKCGDDTSHPHWASWSPLTERNFHLPACFGTLRFQA